A region of Sugiyamaella lignohabitans strain CBS 10342 chromosome A, complete sequence DNA encodes the following proteins:
- the PUS1 gene encoding pseudouridine synthase PUS1 (tRNA:pseudouridine synthase; introduces pseudouridines at positions 26-28, 34-36, 65, and 67 of tRNA; nuclear protein that appears to be involved in tRNA export; also acts on U2 snRNA; PUS1 has a paralog, PUS2, that arose from the whole genome duplication; GO_component: GO:0005634 - nucleus [Evidence IEA,IEA]; GO_component: GO:0005634 - nucleus [Evidence IPI] [PMID 8641292]; GO_function: GO:0003723 - RNA binding [Evidence IEA]; GO_function: GO:0016853 - isomerase activity [Evidence IEA]; GO_function: GO:0003729 - mRNA binding [Evidence IDA] [PMID 23222640]; GO_function: GO:0009982 - pseudouridine synthase activity [Evidence IEA]; GO_function: GO:0009982 - pseudouridine synthase activity [Evidence IDA] [PMID 10356324]; GO_process: GO:0009451 - RNA modification [Evidence IEA]; GO_process: GO:0001522 - pseudouridine synthesis [Evidence IEA]; GO_process: GO:0031120 - snRNA pseudouridine synthesis [Evidence IMP] [PMID 10022901]; GO_process: GO:0008033 - tRNA processing [Evidence IEA]; GO_process: GO:0031119 - tRNA pseudouridine synthesis [Evidence IDA] [PMID 10356324]): MQLNPPHKTIEGELFDAFVKAGAVSKDNADDPKKSSLIRAARTDKGVHAGGNVVSLKLIVEDSDIVEKINSHLPDQIRMWGYSRTNKAFECRKMCTSRVYEYMIPSYVFLPPKPTSHLAEMLRSAKQEVRSIAEEESPSLKEEGEKFWESVSNQLTEAGISTESINKSYELEQEQLLSGGLDSAGKQKEVKEEDATTNGSETYNNVLKRIKEVENRSRRAYRISSERLELARKVFKVYEGHHNFHNFTIGKAFKDPSSQRYMKTLDISDPKIINGTEWLSIKIHGQSFMLHQIRKMVAMAVLIVRTGCPISRISEAFEQNKINIPKAPSLGLLLEHPVYDSYNQRLGNFGYEPISFDKYAEEIDAFKMKYIYDKIYSEEAKENVFTGFFNFIDCFRGEPIFEYLTVKGITAKASEAKDIKIGNDDEDELEGDIEG, encoded by the coding sequence ATGCAACTCAACCCTCCTCATAAGACAATCGAAGGAGAATTATTTGATGCCTTTGTCAAGGCTGGTGCAGTTTCTAAAGATAATGCTGATGATCCCAAGAAGTCGTCTTTAATCCGTGCTGCCCGTACTGATAAGGGTGTTCATGCTGGCGGTAACGTTGTTTCCCTGAAATTGATTGTCGAAGACTCGGATATTGTTGAGAAGATTAACAGTCATTTGCCAGATCAAATAAGAATGTGGGGATACAGTCGTACTAACAAGGCTTTTGAATGTCGTAAAATGTGCACTTCCCGTGTTTATGAGTACATGATTCCTAGTTATGTTTTCCTACCCCCTAAGCCTACCAGTCATTTGGCTGAAATGCTAAGATCCGCCAAGCAAGAGGTGCGAAGTATcgctgaagaagagagccCGTCATTGAAAGAAGAGGGTGAGAAATTCTGGGAATCGGTATCCAACCAATTGACCGAGGCAGGAATCTCCACAGAGAGTATTAACAAGTCTTACGAATTAgaacaggagcagctgTTGTCTGGAGGACTTGACAGTGCAGGAAAGCAAAAGGAAGTAAAGGAAGAAGACGCGACCACTAACGGTAGTGAAACTTATAACAATGTTCTGAAGCGAATTAAAGAGGTTGAAAATAGAAGTAGAAGGGCCTACCGTATCAGCAGTGAACGTCTTGAGCTTGCCAGAAAAGTATTCAAAGTCTATGAGGGTCATCACAATTTTCATAACTTCACTATTGGAAAGGCATTCAAGGATCCCAGTTCGCAGAGATATATGAAGACATTGGACATCTCTGATCCAAAAATCATCAATGGAACCGAATGGCTGTCTATTAAGATACACGGTCAATCGTTTATGCTTCATCAAATTCGTAAAATGGTAGCCATGGCGGTTTTGATTGTTCGTACTGGATGCCCTATCAGTCGTATCAGTGAAGCATttgaacaaaacaaaattaaTATTCCCAAGGCTCCTAGTCTTGGACTGCTCCTCGAGCATCCTGTTTATGACAGTTACAATCAACGTCTGGGAAACTTTGGCTATGAACCTATTTCCTTTGATAAGTATGCTGAGGAAATTGATGCATTCAAAATGAAATACATTTACGATAAAATCTATTCAGAAGAAGCTAAAGAGAATGTCTTCACTGGATTCTTTAACTTTATCGACTGTTTCCGCGGCGAGCCCATTTTCGAGTACTTAACTGTCAAGGGAATTACTGCCAAGGCTTCTGAAGCAAAGGATATCAAGATTGGcaatgatgacgaggatgaacTTGAAGGCGATATTGAAGGGTAA
- the NOC2 gene encoding Noc2p (Protein involved in ribosome biogenesis; forms a nucleolar complex with Mak21p that binds to 90S and 66S pre-ribosomes; forms a nuclear complex with Noc3p that binds to 66S pre-ribosomes; both complexes mediate intranuclear transport of ribosomal precursors; acts as part of a Mak21p-Noc2p-Rrp5p module that associates with nascent pre-rRNA during transcription and has a role in bigenesis of the large ribosomal subunit; GO_component: GO:0030690 - Noc1p-Noc2p complex [Evidence IPI] [PMID 11371346]; GO_component: GO:0030691 - Noc2p-Noc3p complex [Evidence IPI] [PMID 11371346]; GO_component: GO:0005739 - mitochondrion [Evidence IDA] [PMID 14576278]; GO_component: GO:0005739 - mitochondrion [Evidence IDA] [PMID 16823961]; GO_component: GO:0005730 - nucleolus [Evidence IEA]; GO_component: GO:0005634 - nucleus [Evidence IEA]; GO_component: GO:0005634 - nucleus [Evidence IDA] [PMID 10684247]; GO_component: GO:0030687 - preribosome, large subunit precursor [Evidence IDA] [PMID 23209026]; GO_component: GO:0030687 - preribosome, large subunit precursor [Evidence IDA] [PMID 23212245]; GO_function: GO:0003729 - mRNA binding [Evidence IDA] [PMID 23222640]; GO_process: GO:0042273 - ribosomal large subunit biogenesis [Evidence IMP] [PMID 23209026]; GO_process: GO:0042254 - ribosome biogenesis [Evidence IEA]), producing the protein MAKPSKATKKFQKSHLKRTVDQRRVEQKYKQKHLNGKKKGISSKRGRDNGENDSDEADSEDQQDDDGKTERVFGNDSVEEFLEQDDLVPKMNGKKSKSKKQKAASHKDELASLAEKDPEFYKYLQENDKDLLNFDPDSILGEDDDEEEEAEENDEDEEDKKSSKKSKKSKKSAAADDASEDEEDDSASSEVTAKDVGTWAKSLKEEKSLRALRKVLKAFSAAVHMTENNTNDENEYKYSVTDPEVFNSLMLLALEQGPAVIRFHLPLTKGENGAKSTPVENKKLKSLSSTLRSHLVSLTVLLNGNHNKSTITLILKSVLDLLPYFLSYRNLIKDLVNAVVKVWGSSEDDEARLAAFSFLKTATEAYQKSLLEVVLKSTYGGIVKASRRTTVHTMPSINLMKNSAVTLFGIDATVSYQQGFQFIRQLAVHLRTSISNKTAESYKAIYNWQYCHSLDFWSRVISYYHHNSNKANPLHELIHPLVQITLGAIRLIPTPQYFPLRFYLIRSLLRISQQTGVYIPILPLLMEILSSTIITKQAKPSTLRPLDFDHNIRAGKAYLGTRVYQDGVSEQFIDLVGEFFVLHSKSIAFPELSIPAIIALKRFAKRSKNVKFNKQIQRLVEKLDQNTKFIEQKRNNVDFGPTNKEQVNAFLKDQEWQKTPLGAYIVVQREVREERARILRESLEEEKAEESSRKNKAAAKANGYDESDIEMDLNSESESESEPASASEAESDDE; encoded by the coding sequence ATGGCTAAACCTTCTAAAGCTACCAAGAAGTTTCAAAAGTCTCATCTCAAGCGGACTGTTGACCAGAGACGAGTCGAGCAGAAATACAAGCAAAAGCATTTAAatggaaagaaaaagggaATCAGCTCTAAACGTGGTCGTGATAACGGAGAAAATGACAGTGATGAAGCTGATTCTGAAGACCAAcaagatgatgatggaaaGACCGAGCGAGTGTTTGGAAATGATTCGGTTGAAGAGTTTTTAGAGCAAGACGACCTCGTCCCTAAAATGAATGGTAAAAAGTCAAAAtccaagaaacaaaaggCTGCTAGTCACAAGGACGAATTAGCATCTTTGGCTGAAAAAGACCCTGAATTCTACAAATATTtacaagaaaatgataaGGATTTGTTAAACTTTGACCCTGATTCTATTTTGGGTgaggacgacgatgaagaagaagaggccgAAGAgaatgatgaagatgaggaggacAAGAAGTCTTCTAAGAAATCGAAAAAGTCCAAAAagtcagctgctgctgatgatgcatctgaagacgaagaagatgattcTGCTAGCTCTGAAGTTACTGCTAAAGATGTTGGTACATGGGCCAAGAGTCTTAAAGAAGAGAAATCATTGCGTGCCTTGAGAAAGGTGCTCAAGGCTTTCAGTGCTGCTGTTCATATGACCGAAAATAACACcaatgatgaaaatgaataCAAGTACTCTGTCACTGATCCTGAAGTATTCAACTCTCTTATGTTGTTGGCATTAGAACAAGGTCCAGCTGTTATCAGATTCCATCTTCCCTTGACCAAGGGTGAAAATGGAGCTAAATCCACTCCCgttgaaaacaagaaactCAAATCATTGTCAAGCACACTTAGATCTCACTTGGTTTCACTGACTGTTTTGTTAAATGGAAATCACAATAAAAGCACCATTACTTTAATTCTCAAGTCAGTGTTGGACTTGTTGCCATACTTTTTGTCTTATAGAAACTTGATCAAGGATCTTGTTAATGCAGTTGTCAAGGTATGGGGCtcttctgaagatgatgaagctcGTTTGGCTGCATTCTCGTTTCTCAAGACCGCAACGGAAGCCTATCAAAAGTCGCTGCTTGAAGTTGTGCTCAAGAGCACATACGGTGGTATCGTTAAAGCCAGTAGAAGAACTACTGTCCACACCATGCCATCTATCAACCTCATGAAGAATTCAGCTGTGACGCTGTTCGGAATCGATGCTACCGTGTCATACCAACAAGGTTTCCAGTTTATTCGTCAACTGGCTGTTCACTTGCGTACTAGTATCTCCAACAAGACGGCCGAGTCTTACAAAGCCATTTATAACTGGCAATACTGTCATTCTCTGGATTTCTGGTCTAGAGTTATCTCATATTATCACCACAATAGCAATAAGGCCAATCCTCTTCATGAACTGATTCATCCTTTAGTACAAATCACTCTGGGTGCTATCCGTCTTATTCCAACTCCTCAATACTTCCCACTGAGATTTTATTTGATCCGAAGTTTACTCCGTATCTCCCAACAGACTGGTGTTTATATTCCTATTCTGCCATTGTTGATGGAAATCTTGAGCTCTACAATCATCACTAAACAAGCCAAGCCCAGTACGTTACGTCCTCTTGACTTTGATCACAACATCCGTGCTGGTAAAGCATACCTGGGTACTAGAGTGTATCAGGATGGCGTTTCTGAGCAATTCATTGACCTCGTTGGCGAGTTTTTCGTTCTTCACAGTAAATCCATTGCATTCCCCGAGCTCAGCATTCCTGCTATCATTGCACTTAAGCGATTTGCCAAGCGTAGCAAGAATGTCAAAtttaataaacaaatccaaCGACTGGTAGAGAAGCTTGACCAAAACACCAAGTTTATTGAACAAAAGAGAAACAATGTGGACTTTGGACCAACAAACAAAGAGCAAGTCAATGCATTCCTTAAAGATCAGGAATGGCAGAAGACTCCTCTCGGTGCTTACATTGTTGTTCAACGTGAGGTGCGAGAAGAAAGAGCAAGAATCTTGCGTGAGtctcttgaagaagaaaaagctgAAGAGTCATCTCGCAAGAAcaaagctgctgccaaggccAATGGATATGATGAAAGTGATATTGAGATGGATCTCAACAGTGAGTCTGAGTCTGAGTCTGAACCTGCTTCTGCCTCAGAGGCTGAGTCTGATGACGAGTAA